The Methylobacterium durans nucleotide sequence CCCCCGAAGGGAGACCCGGCATGGCTACGCGCCAGACGCCGAAGCGTTGCGCGCACCCTGACCTTCGTGGTCGCCTGCACCCGCCTCCTTCGGCGTTCGCGCCCGCTCGATCCGGTAGTGGATCGGCTTGAAGCTGCCGTTGTTCGACTGCAGCGCCGAGCATGCGGTGAGGCCGATGACGAGGTCGGCCTCAGCCTCGAAGGTGATGCGGTCTCCGGCCTGGCTCAGCGGCGGCTCGACCGTCAAGGCGCCCGTGCGCCGTCGACGGGGACGTTCATGAAGCAGTTGAACGCTACCGGGATGCGGTCGGGGCGACGCCGTACGGGGCGAGCGCGTGGGCGAGGTTGCCGAAGCAGCCGCGGTGCGGGTCCGCGTCGCCGTAGATGATGCGGAAGGTGTCGGCCGAGCACGGGGTCAGCAGGAAGTCGTGCCGACCGACAGTGTCCTCGACGATGCGCAGGAGGACGTTCGAGCGGTTAGAGTAGAGCGGGTCGCCCGTCGTCAGGTGTATCCGGCTCGCGTAATCGAGCGTGCGTCCCGACGAGATCACCTCGTCGAGGTCGTGGCGGTTGAAGGCCAGGAGATCGGCCACTTGCTCGCCTCGCGGGTCGATGACGGTGAGGCGGTCGCCCTTGTCGAGGGTGAAGGCCACGCCCGAGCGCGGCGCGATCTCGTGGGTGCCGGCGTCAGCGCACATTGGCGCCCCCTGCGTTCGCGCGGCGCGGCCGGAAGGGGCAGCGCCACTCCTCGCCGACGACTCGGCCGCTGTACTGGCGCGCCTCGGACGCCTCGCCATGGCGAGCCAGCATTGGGTTGACCGAGCCGGCCAGTGCCTCATCCCGCCGCAGGATGGATGAGCGCAGCTTCTCGTAGCGGCCCGCTTCGCGCAGCTGCTCGAACTGGGCGTGCAGGTTGAACACCAGCGCCGGCGACGAGAACCGGCGCGCGGGCCGGCTCGCGTTCGGGTGCAGGCCCACGACGAAAAACGCCTCGCCGGCGAAGCTCATCGAGAAGTGCGGGTTGTCCGGCTCCTGGGCTACGCGACCGTCCCAGGGATGGCCGAGCCAGGCGTCCTTGTCGGCCAGCGACTGCACCCGGTCCCAGAGGTGCCGCTCGAAGCCCTCCTCGTCGAGGTGACCTGGGCCCTCGAAGACCACCGCGAAGCTCTGGAACAGGTCCGGCCGCCTCCGGTAGCGCGCCGCGAAGGCCATCAGCGCCGGGTAGATGCGCATGTCGTCCCAGGCCGAGGTGATGTCGCGGGCGACCAGGACGCGCATCTGGCCCTTCGACAAGGCCGACTTGGCACCGACGCACGGGAACCCCGCATCGCGGATGAAGGTGCGGAAGGCTTCGGCCTGCGGATGGTTGGTATCGTCTCGGGGCAGTTGCATCGGAACTCGGCACGCACGTCGCACGGTTGCGCGCGAAACCGGCACAGGGTTCCGCGGCCTCAGGCAACGGTCCCGCCTAGGTGTTTGATCCCAGGGTTTGATGGTGCAGTTTTCTCACGAGAGTGGAAGGACGCGCTATGGGCCAGGTTCAGCACGGGAGCGCCACGACGACAGCGGCAGTCCGTCGAGCGATACAGCATAGTCAAGCGAGCCTGAGGGCGTTGGCGGCCCGTTACGGCGTCAACCCGAAGACCGTCGCGAAGTGGAAGAAGCGGTCCTCGGTGGCTGACCGGAAGACGGGGCCAACGGAACACCGGTCTACGGTGCTGACGGCCGAGAACGAGGCGGTGATCGTCGCCTTTCGCCGGCACACCCTGCTGCCACTCGACGACTGCCTCTACGCCCTGCAGCCGACGATCCCGCACCTTACACGCTCAAGCCTGCACCGGTGCCTGCAGCGCCATGGCATCTCGCGGCTCCCCGAAGTGGATGGCGACAAGCCGCTACGTGCAAAATTCAAGCGCTACCCGCTCGGCTACTTCCACATCGATATCGCCGAGGTGCACACCAAAGAAGGCCGACTCTACCTGCTTGTGGCGATCGACCGGACCTCCAAGTTCGCCTTCGCCGAGTTGCACGAGAAGGCCACGCGCCGGGTCGCCGGCAACTTCCTGCGGGCCCTTGCTGCCGCCGTTCCCTACAAGATCCACACGGTGCTCACCGACAACGGCACGCATTTCACCGAGCCGTCCGGGAACACTTGGACGCCGGAAGAGATCAGAGCGATGCGCGCCGAGAAGGTGCTGTTCCGCTGCCACTCCTTTGAGGGCGCCTGCGCCGACCTCAACATCGAGCACCGTCTCACGAAGCCGCGCCATCCCTGGACGAATGGTCAAGTTGAGCGGATGAACCGCACGATCAAGGACGCCACCGTCAAGCGCTTCTACTACGACAGCCACAGTCAGCTTCGGCAGCACCTCGCCGACTTCGTGGCCGCCTATAACTTCGCCCGCCGCCTCAAGACGCTACGCGGCCTCACGCCCTACGAAGCTATCTGCAAAGCTTGGACGGAGGAGCCCTCTAGGTTCACCCAGAACCCGCACCACCAAATCCCGGGACCAAACACCTAGGCCGCGTTCCGCGTGGGCTGGGTGCTGTCCTACCTATCCACAGCCAGCAGGCCCTCCCGGCCGAGCCGCGCGAGCGCCTCGATGAAGTTGCGCATCTCGGCCAGCCTGAGCCGCTCGTCGGTGACCTGCTCATCCAGGCCCAAGCGCCAAGCGAGATCGCGCCGTCCCGGCTCCCGATGCAGGGCATCGACTTGGCGGGCGTAAGCCTCGACGTCCTCTCGGTCCCGCGCGAGCCCCGCCTCGACCAGGGTGTCCGCCTGCCGGCGCAGGGCGCCGGCTACCTCGTCGAGGCCGATCTCGGGATGGTACTGCACGCCCCAGAACAACCCGCCGTCGAAGCGGATCTCGGCGGCCTGGACGGCGGTGACGCGGTTGCCGGCGAGCAGCGTGGAACCGGGTGGCAGCGCCTCGACCTCGTCGGTGTGGATGGCCGGTGCGTCGTATGCCGCGGGCCGTCCAGCCAGCAGCGGGTGCGCGCGTCCTGCCTCGGTCGGTGCGATCCGTCGCGCGAAAGCGGCCTCCGGGCTGCGGGCGTTCGGGCGCACGCTGCCTCCGGCTGCGACTGTCGCGACCTGCAGGCCGGCGCAGGAGCCGAATGATGGCGTACCGGCCGCGAACACGGCCCGCATGAAGCCGATCGTGCGCCGGGTCTCCGGCGTCTCCTCGTAGAGGTGCAGCGGCGAGCCGGTGAGGAACACCGCGTCGTACCCGGCCAGGCTGGCTCCGGGTGGCAGCGCCGCTTCGGCGTCGGCCGGCTGGATGCGGTCGCAGGCGGCGCCCGGCGTGAGCCTCAGCAGGATGTCGAGGTAGGTCTCGCCCGACGAGCGACCGACGCTTTTCCGGCGCTCCTCGCGCGCGTCGGGCGTCTCGCTCTCGGCCACGAGGAACCGGAACGTCGATGGGACTGAACTCACGATTTTCGTACTTTCTCAGTGTCCACGTGGCATGGGGAACCAGGGCCGCAGGCTGGCGAGCCCTGCCGCGAAGCGCGCGTTCGAGATGGCGCCGAGAGTCTCGACCGAGGCTCCGGCTGTCTGGGCCTCCGATTCGAAGGCGATCAGCCGCTCCAACAAGGCGTCTGCCACGGCGGGGATAACTGACAGGTGTTGGTCGGCGAGCATCTCGTGCAGCCGCCGCATGTAAGGGCAATCCTGATCGCGCTCGACCGCCATGGCGCCTCTGCCTCCGACTGACCCATGCCTGCCTCCGGCCCGGAGGACGCCTGGGACAACCGCTGCCGTGAGGAAGGGTTTGCTCTGGCGCCTGCGGCATCCTGCTCCGGAAGACAGACAACCGACGCGCTCCACGTTAGGAAGCCCTTCTCCTTCCAAGGCTTCCGCATGTGGTATCTCTACGGCTTCGCCATGCTCGCCGGGCTCGCGAACGCGATCCAGCCCGGCCCGAACTCGACCCTGGCCAAGGCATCCTCGCAGCCGTTCTTCGCTGGGCTCGTCGTGGTCGTCGTCAGCGGGGCCGCCCTGCTGGTCACAGGCCTGGTCTCCGGCTGTCTGAGCGTGCCGAGCTATGAGCAGGCGACCCAGATTCCTTGGTGGGCCTGGTGCGGCGGCATCCTCGGCACGGTGCTGACGCTATCGCAACTGTTCATCGCCCCGAAACTCGGCGCGGCGCCGTGCCTGGGCACGCTGGTGACGGTGGGCGTGCTCGCCTCCATCGTCCTCGACCACTACGGCTGGGTCGGGTTCGAGGTGCACCATGCCACCATCGGGCGGGTGCTCGGCGGCGTCCTGATGGTTGCGGGCGTGGCGCTGGTCGCGCTGTTCTGAGGGCTGAATGGAGCTGAGGCTCAGTCAGGCCGAGCCGCCGCGCCTGTCGGCTCCGCCGACCTCCTCCTCGGTCGGCAACTCGCAGCGGTTGTGGATGTCCGTTGCCGCCATGGCAGCATGGCCCATCGCCACCACCACCTGATCGAGCCCACGCACCACGCCACCTGCTGCGTAGAGGCCCGCCACCGTGGTGCGGTTGTGCTCGTCGACTATGAGCGCTCCCGTCCCGTCGTGCTCGGCGCCGATCTTCAAGGCGAGCTCGGACCGCAGCTTCAATCCCAGCGCGGAGTAAAGCACCTCGAATCGATGCTCCTTGCCGCTTGCCGTGCGC carries:
- a CDS encoding IS481 family transposase, encoding MGQVQHGSATTTAAVRRAIQHSQASLRALAARYGVNPKTVAKWKKRSSVADRKTGPTEHRSTVLTAENEAVIVAFRRHTLLPLDDCLYALQPTIPHLTRSSLHRCLQRHGISRLPEVDGDKPLRAKFKRYPLGYFHIDIAEVHTKEGRLYLLVAIDRTSKFAFAELHEKATRRVAGNFLRALAAAVPYKIHTVLTDNGTHFTEPSGNTWTPEEIRAMRAEKVLFRCHSFEGACADLNIEHRLTKPRHPWTNGQVERMNRTIKDATVKRFYYDSHSQLRQHLADFVAAYNFARRLKTLRGLTPYEAICKAWTEEPSRFTQNPHHQIPGPNT
- a CDS encoding type 1 glutamine amidotransferase, with amino-acid sequence MSSVPSTFRFLVAESETPDAREERRKSVGRSSGETYLDILLRLTPGAACDRIQPADAEAALPPGASLAGYDAVFLTGSPLHLYEETPETRRTIGFMRAVFAAGTPSFGSCAGLQVATVAAGGSVRPNARSPEAAFARRIAPTEAGRAHPLLAGRPAAYDAPAIHTDEVEALPPGSTLLAGNRVTAVQAAEIRFDGGLFWGVQYHPEIGLDEVAGALRRQADTLVEAGLARDREDVEAYARQVDALHREPGRRDLAWRLGLDEQVTDERLRLAEMRNFIEALARLGREGLLAVDR
- a CDS encoding DMT family transporter, whose translation is MWYLYGFAMLAGLANAIQPGPNSTLAKASSQPFFAGLVVVVVSGAALLVTGLVSGCLSVPSYEQATQIPWWAWCGGILGTVLTLSQLFIAPKLGAAPCLGTLVTVGVLASIVLDHYGWVGFEVHHATIGRVLGGVLMVAGVALVALF
- the gntA gene encoding guanitoxin biosynthesis heme-dependent pre-guanitoxin N-hydroxylase GntA, producing MQLPRDDTNHPQAEAFRTFIRDAGFPCVGAKSALSKGQMRVLVARDITSAWDDMRIYPALMAFAARYRRRPDLFQSFAVVFEGPGHLDEEGFERHLWDRVQSLADKDAWLGHPWDGRVAQEPDNPHFSMSFAGEAFFVVGLHPNASRPARRFSSPALVFNLHAQFEQLREAGRYEKLRSSILRRDEALAGSVNPMLARHGEASEARQYSGRVVGEEWRCPFRPRRANAGGANVR